Proteins encoded by one window of Anopheles maculipalpis chromosome 2RL, idAnoMacuDA_375_x, whole genome shotgun sequence:
- the LOC126567297 gene encoding palmitoyl-protein thioesterase 1: MVWCFFTGDTCCFPFSLGGVRKFLESEIGVYVKSVEIGNSIAEDFKSGYLVHPNQQIEMVCAELSKDAKLNNGFNAIGFSQGGQFLRGLVQRCSTLRVMNLITLGGQHQGVFGLPNCPSLSSRTCERFRQFLNYAAYTELMQKFLVQATYWHDPLNEAIYKNSSTFLANINNELFINESYVANLQNLSYFIMVQFNKDTIVQPLESQWFGYYKPGQDKETQGLKESELFIEDRLGLKKMDEENKLVFLECEGNHLQFTKEWFRENLFRYLM, from the exons ATGGTATGG TGTTTCTTCACAGGGGACACTTGCTGCTTTCCATTTAGTTTGGGTGGCGTTAGAAAATTTCTTGAATCTGAAATTGGTGTCTACGTGAAGTCTGTGGAAATTGGCAACTCCATTGCTGAAGATTTTAAAAGTGGCTATTTGGTTCACCCCAATCAACAG ATAGAAATGGTTTGTGCCGAGTTGAGCAAGGATGCGAAGCTAAACAATGGATTTAATGCTATAGGATTTTCTCAGGGAGGCCAATTCCT aCGTGGGCTTGTGCAAAGATGTTCAACTTTACGAGTCATGAATTTGATTACTTTGGGTGGCCAGCATCAAGGCGTGTTCGGGTTGCCAAATTGTCCGTCGTTAAGTAGCCGAACATGTGAGCGTTTCCgacaatttttaaactatGCCGCATATACAGAGTTGATGCAAAAGTTTCTCGTTCAAGCCACGTATTGGCATGATCCGCTAAATGAAGCAATATATAAAAACTCGAGCACGTTTTTAGCCAATATTAATAACGAACTATTTATCAACGAAAGTTATGTAGCAAATCTGCAAAACCTAAGCTACTTTATCATGGTTCAGTTTAACAAGGATACTATCGTGCAACCATTAGAATCGCAATGGTTTGGTTATTATAAACCAGGACAGGATAAAGAAACACAGGGGCTTAAGGAATCTGAACTATTTATCGAG gaTCGACTAGGTTTGAAAAAGATGGATGAGGAAAACAAATTGGTTTTTCTTGAGTGCGAGGGAAATCATCTACAGTTCACAAAGGAATGGTTccgggaaaatttatttcgttaTTTAATGTAG